A stretch of the Flavobacterium aquiphilum genome encodes the following:
- a CDS encoding hydroxymethylglutaryl-CoA reductase, degradative, with protein sequence MNNAVAGFSKLSKEEKINWIANNYFSTPSEAIALLKNYWNSDEKIQKLHDEFIENTISNFYIPLGVAPNFLINGKYSTIPMAIEESSVVAAASKAAKFWSTRGGFKATIIDTEKIGQVHFIYEGDKSKLTLFFDQLKSKLFEVTEHLTKNMQKRGGGILDIVLKDKTDLLPNYHQLHVTFETVDSMGANFINSCLEQFAQTLKEEALDYNLFSEEEKNIKVVMSILSNYVPNCIVRAEVSCPIEDLAEKHIENPHEFAVKFIQAVQIAEVEPFRAVTHNKGIMNGIDAVVLATGNDFRAVEAGVHAYASKNGQYSSLSHAKIENGIFSFWLEIPLALGTVGGLTSLHPLVKLSLEMLEKPSAKELMQIVAVAGLAQNFAALRSLTTTGIQEGHMKMHLNNILNQFNTDDEESHLIKKHFKHHVVSHSAVVDFIENLRK encoded by the coding sequence ATGAACAACGCTGTTGCTGGATTTTCCAAATTATCCAAAGAAGAAAAAATAAACTGGATTGCCAATAACTATTTTTCAACTCCAAGTGAAGCCATAGCATTACTTAAAAATTACTGGAATTCTGATGAGAAAATTCAAAAACTTCACGATGAATTCATAGAAAATACGATTTCAAATTTCTACATCCCGCTGGGTGTTGCTCCCAATTTCCTGATTAATGGAAAATACTCAACAATTCCAATGGCAATTGAGGAAAGTTCAGTTGTGGCGGCAGCTTCCAAAGCGGCAAAATTCTGGTCAACCCGAGGTGGATTCAAAGCAACAATTATTGATACTGAAAAAATTGGGCAAGTCCATTTTATTTATGAAGGAGACAAATCCAAACTGACATTATTTTTTGACCAATTAAAATCGAAACTATTTGAAGTTACCGAGCATTTGACTAAAAACATGCAAAAAAGAGGTGGCGGTATTTTGGATATTGTTCTAAAAGACAAAACCGATTTACTCCCAAATTACCATCAACTCCATGTCACTTTTGAAACGGTTGACAGTATGGGCGCCAACTTTATCAATTCATGTTTGGAACAATTTGCCCAAACATTGAAGGAAGAAGCATTGGATTACAATTTATTTTCTGAAGAAGAAAAAAACATAAAAGTGGTAATGAGTATTCTTTCGAATTATGTTCCAAATTGCATCGTTAGAGCCGAAGTTTCATGCCCGATTGAAGATTTAGCCGAAAAACATATTGAAAATCCACACGAGTTCGCTGTCAAATTTATTCAGGCCGTTCAAATTGCCGAAGTGGAGCCTTTCCGTGCAGTTACTCACAATAAAGGAATCATGAACGGAATTGATGCCGTTGTTTTGGCAACCGGTAACGACTTTAGAGCTGTAGAAGCCGGGGTTCATGCTTACGCTTCTAAAAATGGTCAATATTCTAGTTTGTCACATGCAAAAATCGAAAACGGAATCTTTAGTTTTTGGTTGGAAATCCCATTGGCATTAGGAACTGTAGGTGGTTTGACATCGCTTCATCCTTTAGTAAAATTATCTTTGGAGATGCTTGAAAAACCGTCTGCAAAAGAATTAATGCAAATCGTTGCCGTTGCGGGATTAGCACAGAACTTTGCTGCATTGCGTTCTTTGACCACAACTGGAATTCAAGAGGGGCATATGAAAATGCATTTGAACAACATCCTCAATCAGTTTAACACGGACGACGAAGAGAGTCATTTGATTAAAAAACATTTTAAACATCATGTTGTTTCCCATAGTGCTGTCGTAGATTTTATTGAAAATTTAAGGAAATAA
- a CDS encoding GYDIA family GHMP kinase has translation MKKTFYSNGKLLITGEYLVLDGAKALALPTKFGQNLIIEENNNQEIKWKSFDADGSVWFEETILFSEIISNVPFEKESVKNTLITILREAYQMNPNVISNSEGLIVSTQLTFPKKWGLGTSSTLINNIAQWFDIDAFTLLKNSFGGSGYDIACAHNNGPILYHLEQGKPIVEKTNFNPTFTENIFFVYLNQKQNSKNAIASYKEKRNDLEASKKIINQLTQSILNAKDENTFAEALEKHEKEMSSVLQTKTVKESLFPDFDGTIKSLGAWGGDFIMAVSKENPRAYFQSKGYKTILEYGDMIL, from the coding sequence ATGAAAAAAACATTTTACAGCAACGGAAAACTTTTGATAACTGGAGAATATTTGGTTCTTGATGGTGCAAAAGCATTGGCTCTGCCAACAAAATTTGGACAAAATCTTATCATCGAAGAAAATAACAATCAAGAAATCAAATGGAAAAGTTTCGATGCCGACGGAAGTGTTTGGTTTGAGGAAACAATCCTGTTTTCAGAAATTATTTCCAATGTTCCTTTTGAAAAAGAATCTGTTAAAAATACACTGATTACAATTCTGAGAGAAGCTTATCAAATGAATCCGAATGTTATTTCTAATTCGGAAGGACTTATTGTTTCAACTCAACTGACTTTTCCAAAAAAATGGGGATTGGGCACATCCTCCACTTTAATAAACAACATCGCTCAATGGTTCGACATTGACGCTTTTACGCTTCTTAAAAATAGTTTTGGCGGAAGCGGCTATGATATTGCCTGCGCACATAATAACGGTCCAATTTTATATCATCTCGAACAAGGAAAACCAATTGTTGAAAAGACAAACTTCAATCCTACATTTACAGAAAATATATTCTTTGTTTATCTTAATCAAAAGCAAAACAGCAAAAATGCCATCGCATCTTATAAAGAGAAAAGAAACGATTTGGAAGCTTCCAAAAAAATCATCAATCAGCTTACTCAATCCATTTTGAATGCGAAAGATGAAAACACTTTTGCGGAAGCATTAGAAAAACATGAGAAAGAAATGAGTTCTGTTCTTCAAACAAAAACAGTAAAAGAATCTTTATTCCCTGACTTTGATGGAACGATAAAAAGCCTTGGGGCTTGGGGAGGCGATTTTATTATGGCTGTTTCAAAAGAAAACCCACGTGCTTATTTTCAAAGTAAAGGGTATAAAACAATTTTAGAATACGGCGATATGATTCTCTGA
- a CDS encoding peptide MFS transporter: protein MAEIQTKTAHPKGLWVLFGTEMWERFNFYGMRALLTLFMVHSLKYLESDSAIFYGGFLALCYLTPMLGGFISDRFLGNRNCILIGGLLMGIGQLFLFFSASIFDSNLGFAKTAMWMGLFIIIFGNGFFKPNISSMVGSLYPKQEKTKLDTAFTIFYMGINMGAFLGQFICPILGDVKVDGVQDPFAFKWGFFAASMAMFTGTLVFFFLKNKYVVTPEGRPIGGLPKHNTSDDFEEGESQKANFTSKSIYTAVGVFVAMFFVFRYVLVGEFGITSFEMSTLVKGLIYPFIYGAGIALAVLIVSDTSITKVERDRIFVIYIVSFFIIFFWAAFEQAGSSLTFIASNQTDRHFFGWEMPASMVQIFNGLFVVIMAVPFSILWDKLRASGKEPISPFKQAIGLFLIALSYFIIANNVKDLGTSGMLAVKWLILLYLIQTCGELCLSPIGLSLVSKLAPKRFSSLLYGVFFIANAAGYALAGTLGSIMPATGDKFKKAQELGIDLQAILDKKITPTVEQLKLLVDNQISDHYPNFAGFEIQNLYQFFMVFVVLSGIAGLILAFMTPLLKKMMHGVR from the coding sequence ATGGCAGAAATTCAGACTAAAACAGCACATCCAAAAGGACTTTGGGTGCTATTTGGAACCGAAATGTGGGAACGTTTCAACTTTTACGGAATGCGGGCATTGCTTACGCTTTTCATGGTGCATTCTCTAAAATATCTTGAATCGGATTCAGCAATTTTCTATGGCGGATTTTTGGCGTTGTGTTATTTGACTCCAATGTTGGGCGGTTTTATTTCGGATCGTTTTTTAGGAAATAGAAACTGTATATTAATAGGAGGTTTGTTGATGGGAATTGGGCAATTATTCCTGTTTTTTAGTGCCTCAATTTTTGATTCCAATTTAGGTTTTGCCAAAACAGCAATGTGGATGGGATTATTTATAATCATTTTTGGAAATGGGTTTTTCAAGCCAAATATTTCTTCGATGGTGGGAAGTTTGTATCCAAAGCAAGAAAAAACAAAATTGGATACTGCTTTTACCATTTTCTATATGGGAATTAACATGGGAGCTTTCTTGGGGCAATTTATTTGTCCAATATTGGGAGACGTGAAAGTGGATGGAGTTCAAGATCCATTTGCATTCAAATGGGGATTCTTTGCCGCTTCTATGGCAATGTTTACTGGGACTTTGGTGTTTTTCTTCTTAAAAAATAAATATGTTGTAACACCGGAGGGAAGACCTATCGGAGGATTGCCAAAACACAATACTTCGGATGATTTTGAAGAAGGAGAATCTCAGAAAGCCAATTTTACAAGTAAATCTATTTACACAGCAGTTGGTGTTTTTGTCGCCATGTTTTTTGTTTTCAGATATGTTCTTGTTGGCGAATTTGGAATTACTTCTTTTGAAATGAGTACACTTGTAAAAGGGTTGATTTATCCTTTTATTTATGGAGCTGGTATTGCTTTGGCTGTGTTAATCGTGTCGGATACATCGATTACAAAAGTTGAAAGAGACAGGATATTTGTAATTTATATCGTTTCATTTTTCATCATTTTCTTTTGGGCTGCTTTCGAGCAAGCGGGTTCATCATTAACTTTCATCGCATCGAATCAAACAGATAGACATTTCTTTGGATGGGAAATGCCAGCATCGATGGTGCAAATTTTCAATGGTTTGTTCGTTGTAATAATGGCGGTTCCATTTAGTATTTTGTGGGATAAATTAAGAGCATCTGGGAAAGAGCCTATTTCGCCTTTTAAACAGGCTATTGGACTTTTCTTGATTGCATTGAGTTATTTTATTATTGCAAATAATGTAAAAGATTTAGGTACAAGCGGAATGCTGGCTGTTAAGTGGTTGATTTTATTATATCTAATTCAAACTTGTGGGGAGTTATGTCTTTCACCTATTGGATTGTCCTTGGTAAGTAAATTGGCGCCAAAAAGATTCTCTTCTTTATTGTATGGAGTGTTCTTTATTGCCAATGCTGCAGGATATGCTTTGGCAGGGACTTTAGGTTCAATAATGCCGGCTACTGGGGATAAATTTAAAAAAGCACAGGAATTAGGTATCGATTTACAGGCCATATTGGACAAAAAAATCACTCCAACAGTAGAGCAGTTGAAATTGTTGGTCGATAACCAAATCAGTGATCATTATCCAAATTTTGCCGGATTTGAAATTCAAAATTTATATCAATTTTTCATGGTGTTTGTTGTGTTATCTGGTATTGCAGGTTTAATCCTGGCGTTTATGACACCTCTTTTGAAAAAAATGATGCACGGTGTTAGATAA
- a CDS encoding S9 family peptidase yields MNSNKITVLLFFLCVSVFGQQKITVDEIYAGAFRAKGMDELQSMKNTNQYTVLNSDRTTGSNQIDLYDFATLKKVSNLIDTKNFRELADGIDSYAFDDAEKKILIACNSKQIFRHSFTADYFLYDIATKSLTKLFDFQVQEPTFSPDGTKIAYAKENNLYVYDIASKKSTAVTTDGKKNSVINGITDWVYEEEFAFVRAFDWSKDSKKLAYIRFDESQVPEFSMSIFQKSLYPTIETFKYPKAGEKNSLVSLHLYNVDSKASLNVDLRKYNDFYIPRIEWTNDANILSAKVVNRHQDNLDLLFVDGTTGAAKVVFNETEKAYIDFLDTDNLTFLKDNSFIWTSEKDGFNHIYLYDKNGKLKTQITKGNWEVTSYYGFDEKTKTIFYQSTENGSINRDIYRIGLDGKNKVRLSKNTGTNAATFSPNFQFFINTFSSASQPTTYTLNESKNGAAIQVIENNKALADKLKGYNLPLKEFFVLKTDKGNELNAWILKPKDFDPSKKYPVFMYQYSGPGSQQVNNDWNSLDDYWFVSLTQQGYIVACVDGRGTGFKGADFKKVTYKELGKYEVEDQIDAAKVLGNYPYVDKSRIGIFGWSYGGFMASNCIFQGADVFKMAIAVAPVTNWRFYDSIYTERYMQTPQENASGYDNNSPINHVNKLKGKFLLIHGSGDDNVHVQNSMQMMEALIQANKQFDSQIYPDKNHGIYGGKTRIQLFTKMTNFIKENL; encoded by the coding sequence ATGAATTCGAATAAAATTACTGTATTACTTTTCTTTTTGTGTGTTTCGGTCTTTGGACAACAAAAAATTACCGTCGATGAAATTTACGCGGGGGCTTTTAGAGCCAAAGGAATGGATGAACTCCAGTCGATGAAAAATACCAATCAATATACAGTATTGAATTCGGATAGAACAACAGGAAGCAATCAAATCGATCTTTACGATTTTGCAACCTTAAAAAAAGTGTCAAACCTAATTGATACTAAAAACTTCAGAGAGTTAGCAGATGGAATCGATAGTTATGCCTTTGATGATGCTGAAAAGAAAATATTAATTGCTTGTAATTCAAAGCAAATTTTCCGCCACTCTTTTACAGCTGATTATTTTTTATACGATATCGCTACTAAATCGCTGACTAAGCTGTTTGATTTTCAAGTACAAGAACCAACTTTTTCTCCTGACGGAACTAAAATTGCTTATGCCAAAGAAAATAATTTATATGTTTATGACATAGCTTCGAAAAAATCAACGGCAGTTACTACTGATGGTAAAAAGAATTCAGTAATTAACGGAATTACGGATTGGGTTTACGAAGAAGAATTTGCTTTTGTCCGTGCTTTTGATTGGAGCAAAGACAGTAAAAAATTAGCATATATCCGTTTTGACGAAAGTCAGGTTCCTGAATTTTCGATGTCGATTTTCCAGAAAAGTTTGTACCCAACAATCGAAACTTTTAAGTATCCAAAAGCGGGAGAGAAGAATTCGTTAGTTTCATTACACTTATATAATGTAGATTCTAAAGCTTCGCTAAATGTTGATTTAAGAAAATATAATGATTTTTATATTCCAAGAATAGAATGGACGAACGATGCCAATATTCTATCTGCAAAAGTGGTTAATCGTCACCAAGACAACTTAGATTTATTATTTGTTGACGGAACTACAGGAGCGGCAAAAGTTGTTTTCAACGAGACAGAAAAAGCATATATTGATTTTCTTGACACAGACAATTTAACTTTCCTGAAAGACAATAGCTTTATTTGGACAAGCGAAAAAGACGGTTTCAACCACATTTATCTTTATGATAAAAACGGAAAACTAAAAACACAAATCACAAAAGGAAACTGGGAGGTTACTTCATACTACGGTTTCGACGAAAAAACAAAAACCATTTTTTATCAATCTACAGAAAATGGTTCTATCAACAGAGACATCTACCGCATTGGATTAGACGGAAAAAACAAAGTTCGTTTGTCTAAAAACACTGGAACAAATGCGGCGACTTTCAGTCCTAATTTCCAATTCTTCATTAATACTTTCTCAAGCGCTTCTCAGCCTACAACTTATACTTTAAATGAGTCAAAAAACGGGGCAGCAATTCAGGTTATCGAAAATAATAAAGCGCTTGCTGATAAATTGAAAGGCTACAATTTGCCTTTGAAAGAATTCTTTGTTTTGAAAACTGATAAAGGAAACGAATTGAACGCTTGGATTTTGAAGCCAAAAGATTTTGATCCTTCAAAAAAATATCCTGTTTTCATGTACCAATATTCAGGACCAGGATCGCAACAAGTAAACAATGATTGGAATTCTTTGGATGATTACTGGTTTGTTTCGCTTACACAACAAGGTTATATCGTAGCTTGTGTTGATGGCAGAGGAACGGGTTTTAAAGGTGCCGATTTCAAGAAAGTAACCTATAAAGAATTAGGAAAATATGAGGTTGAAGATCAAATTGACGCTGCCAAAGTCTTAGGAAATTATCCTTATGTAGATAAATCAAGAATTGGGATTTTTGGTTGGTCTTACGGAGGTTTCATGGCATCTAACTGTATTTTCCAGGGAGCCGATGTTTTCAAAATGGCAATTGCAGTTGCTCCGGTAACCAACTGGCGTTTTTATGACAGCATTTACACAGAGAGATATATGCAGACTCCGCAAGAGAATGCAAGTGGATATGACAATAACTCACCTATTAATCATGTAAATAAATTGAAAGGGAAATTCCTTTTGATTCACGGTTCAGGTGATGATAACGTACATGTGCAAAATTCAATGCAAATGATGGAAGCTTTGATTCAAGCCAATAAACAATTTGATTCTCAAATATACCCAGATAAAAATCACGGTATCTATGGAGGTAAAACCAGAATTCAATTGTTTACCAAAATGACAAACTTTATTAAAGAAAATTTATAA
- a CDS encoding peptidylprolyl isomerase encodes MAVLSKIRQHSAIMIGVIALALFSFIIQDLFTKGNFGKSSKDVGSINGKDISFEDFRVKVSNLEKSGQGISATEASRQVWEQEVTIALLSAEFDKLGLRAGEKHIMDVLKADPNIGKNPMFLNGAGMFDIAKFKEYFKSNPEQAQYLKDREKSAELNAKFQMYNTLIKAGIYTTESEGKFNYEMASNKVNFAYVAGLFSTIKDSEVKVSDADILEYMKASPKKFKSEETRKLEYVLIEDKASPEDITEVKNKVTSLLSGSVVYNQATGKNDTLAGFKNTKNVAEFVNSNSDVPYDSSYVAKKDLPAVDSDKLFNLAPGEVYGPYVFGKYYCISKSLGKKAGVNAKASHILISYEGTQVPNKREKRTKEEAKAKAEEILAQVQANPDSFMMLAFTNSDDSSAQQGGDLGYFGQGAMVKPFNDFVFNNGIGKVGLVETPFGFHIIKITDKQDGVRLATVAQKIEASEATSDKVFTQATKFEMQVADKDFNKVAKEMALTVAPAVSVRAMDENFGPLGNQRTIVRWAFEKDTKEGATKRFEVANLGHVIAKLTAIDNSGLVPVDQARPYVEQILKNKKKAEILKAKMNGSSLEAIAKATGSTVQQATNVTLENPVLTGGVGQEPKVVGNAFALAANKMSAPIEGVTGVYVVKNISTVKAPALKSYADNVAKLKAQSGGDVNRVLPALREDADIKDNRKDFNY; translated from the coding sequence ATGGCAGTTTTATCAAAAATTAGACAACATTCCGCTATAATGATTGGGGTTATTGCCCTGGCATTATTTTCATTTATCATACAAGACCTTTTTACGAAAGGGAATTTTGGTAAGAGTTCAAAGGATGTTGGAAGTATCAATGGAAAGGATATTTCATTTGAAGACTTTAGAGTTAAAGTCAGCAATTTGGAAAAAAGCGGACAAGGGATTTCTGCTACAGAAGCGTCTAGACAAGTATGGGAGCAAGAAGTGACTATCGCTTTACTTTCTGCCGAATTTGATAAATTGGGGTTAAGAGCTGGAGAAAAACACATTATGGATGTTCTTAAAGCAGATCCAAATATTGGTAAAAACCCAATGTTCTTAAATGGGGCAGGTATGTTTGATATTGCAAAATTCAAAGAATATTTCAAATCAAATCCTGAGCAAGCACAATATTTGAAAGACAGAGAAAAAAGTGCCGAATTGAACGCGAAATTCCAAATGTACAATACCTTGATTAAAGCAGGTATTTATACAACAGAAAGCGAAGGGAAATTCAATTACGAAATGGCTTCAAACAAAGTTAACTTTGCTTATGTTGCCGGTTTGTTTTCAACTATTAAGGATAGTGAAGTGAAAGTTTCTGATGCAGATATTTTGGAGTATATGAAAGCAAGTCCAAAAAAATTCAAATCTGAAGAAACTCGTAAATTGGAATATGTTTTAATTGAAGATAAAGCTTCTCCGGAAGATATTACTGAAGTTAAAAACAAAGTGACTTCATTGTTGTCAGGAAGTGTAGTTTATAACCAAGCTACTGGTAAAAATGATACTTTAGCTGGTTTTAAAAACACAAAAAATGTTGCTGAGTTTGTAAATTCAAATTCTGATGTTCCTTACGATTCTTCGTATGTTGCCAAAAAAGATTTGCCTGCTGTAGATTCTGATAAATTGTTCAACTTAGCTCCAGGTGAAGTTTATGGCCCTTATGTTTTTGGTAAATACTACTGTATTTCTAAATCTTTGGGTAAAAAAGCTGGTGTAAATGCAAAAGCAAGTCATATCCTTATTAGTTATGAAGGAACACAAGTTCCAAACAAAAGAGAGAAAAGAACTAAGGAAGAAGCTAAAGCTAAAGCTGAAGAGATTTTGGCTCAAGTACAAGCAAATCCAGATAGTTTCATGATGTTGGCTTTCACTAATTCTGATGATTCTTCTGCTCAACAAGGTGGTGATTTAGGATATTTTGGACAAGGTGCAATGGTAAAACCTTTCAATGATTTCGTTTTCAACAACGGTATCGGAAAAGTTGGATTGGTAGAAACTCCATTTGGATTCCACATTATTAAAATTACTGATAAACAAGACGGAGTACGTTTAGCAACTGTGGCTCAAAAAATTGAAGCTTCAGAAGCTACTTCTGATAAAGTATTTACACAAGCAACTAAATTCGAAATGCAGGTTGCTGATAAAGATTTTAATAAAGTTGCCAAAGAAATGGCTCTTACAGTTGCACCAGCTGTTTCAGTTAGAGCGATGGATGAAAATTTTGGTCCATTAGGAAATCAAAGAACTATCGTAAGATGGGCTTTTGAAAAAGACACTAAAGAAGGTGCTACAAAAAGATTTGAAGTGGCTAATTTAGGACACGTTATTGCAAAACTTACTGCGATTGACAATTCTGGTTTAGTACCAGTTGACCAAGCTAGACCTTATGTAGAGCAAATTCTTAAAAACAAGAAAAAAGCTGAAATTTTGAAAGCTAAAATGAATGGAAGTTCATTGGAAGCTATTGCAAAAGCTACAGGTTCAACAGTTCAACAAGCTACTAATGTTACTTTGGAGAACCCAGTTTTAACAGGTGGTGTTGGTCAGGAGCCGAAAGTAGTTGGTAATGCATTTGCATTGGCTGCAAATAAAATGTCTGCTCCAATTGAAGGTGTTACTGGTGTATATGTTGTGAAAAACATTAGCACTGTAAAAGCACCGGCTTTGAAAAGCTATGCTGACAACGTTGCAAAATTGAAAGCTCAAAGTGGTGGTGATGTAAACAGAGTATTGCCAGCCTTAAGAGAAGATGCCGATATTAAAGACAACAGAAAAGATTTTAATTACTAA